Genomic window (Prevotella melaninogenica ATCC 25845):
GCCAGATTGCTCTTTTCTCTTATCGTATCAAGCACTTGACCGAGCACGTAAAGAAGAATCGCAAGGACTACGTTACAACTCGTTCATTGACACAGCTCGTTGGTAAGCGTCGTGCATTGCTCGATTACCTCTACGATCGCGACATTGAGCGCTACCGTGCAATCATCAAGGCTTTGGGTCTCCGTAAGTAAGATTTCTGAAAGCAAAAAAATAAAAGGTAAGAAAGTTAAAGTTGGTTTATCCATACTTTACTTTCTTACCTTTTTTCTTTGTCTCCTGCTACTATTCTATTTGCTCTTAAGAGATAGTATTGTTTCCTTTTCTATTTTATCTCAATATTCTAAGTATTAGTACGTCCGTGTAAGAGGGTTTTCTAAAAGCTTTTAGAGCTCTTGATTTTTCTTTACATTATCTCCCGATGGCATAGTAGCATAATAGTAAAAAACAGTCTTTTTATGCACCTTTGTAACTCTTTTATATTGAGGATGTTACAGGAATAGTTTGCAAAAGGTGCTTAATAGGCTTGCAAAAGGGCGTTAATAAGACTTCAAAAGGGCACCTTTTAGAAGCCAAAAGGGCGTTAATTCGAGTCCAATTAAGCCTTAATAAAAATCGAAGCGGTGAAAAATATTTACAAAGAGGCTGGTAATTACGGTATGATTTGCCTTAACAGAAAATCGGTCATCGCATATTATGAGATAATACACAATGACCGACTTGGCTTTTAATCTTTTTATTGGAGTTTGAAAACTCAATATTATCCGTATTTGTTATACAGATAGACTCTTTTCCTATTTCTTAATCACTTTCTTACCATCAATGATATAGATGCCTGCAGGGAGCTCCTCCCAAGGCTGTGATAGGCGAAGCCCTTGCAAGGTAAAGATGTTCAGTGCTCTGCTCTGCTTGGTTTTAAGCAAGTTAATACCATTAGGTCTCAACTCATCAACCGTAGAGAATGTGTTGCGTAACACATTTGGATTCCAAATGTCTTCTCGTTTTCCATCTCTTTCAACCTCAATGTGTATCTCGTATGAATGATTAGCCTCTAATTGAGAAGCAGCAAAGGTGATACGTGTTTGGGCTGCATTGTTGTCTGCATCACATGGAAGATAGACATTATTGATGGTACCCAAGTCTATCCACTTGTTACTTGTCAAATCGAGTAGACGATAATGAATTGGACCGCGGTAGCCATTTCTAATCTGATAGCCAGATACTTTAGAATGTACTTGCAGACTGATATTCTTTATCTTATTAAGTTGGAAGGTGCTGTAATTGGCGTATTCACCATCCGCATAGTAGTCGAGGAAAGTTAATTCGATATTTCCATTATTGACATAAGGTATTACTTCGATTTCGAAAGGCTCTTTCATGTCAATAGGTATCTCTACTTCAGTTCCTTTTCTATTGGCTTTTATTGATAGTTTGACGTCATATTTACCTCTTGGAAGATTCCCTAAACTTGGTTTGTTGTAATATAATGGAAGCATATTAATGACAAAGGTGGTTCGTCCAAGACGTTGTGCAACAACGTTTGGAGTAAGAAGATAACCATTATATTCTTTCTTTGTCTCTTGATTTGTAAGTGTCATCACAAGTTCGCCACGCACCTCTTCACGTCCAGGGTTATACATCGTGAAACTGAATGCACCTTTAAATCCAGAACCTTCATAGTAGGGTGCAAGTAGGCTTGGAGCCTTTTCAATAACAACTACATCCTTTGGGTTGTTTGTATTGAGCTGTACTGCATTTGGAGTGAGTTTTACTTCTACCTCATTGGCGTGATTGATTGGCTTCCAGTCGCCATGTTCCTTTGTCTTGGTATCGAGCATCTCAGAGAATACTGGTACCAAACGGTAGTTTCCGTCAGCAATACCCTTAAAGTTAATATCAGCAACATCAAATGACATGGAAGTAAAGATAGATGCCCATGTTTGGTCGCCAGCAGTTGAATCAAAGATTTTTACTCGTTCGTTCTTCTCATTATAGAGGGCAAGTGCAACCTTCCCAGTGAATACACCAAGTTCACCTTTAACTGAACTATATGAGCCTAACCTCTCAATCTTTGCACTGAAACTTTCAGAGCGGTTTGCTTCAGTCTTGTCAATAGTGAGCGATGTGGTGGTTCTTGCATCTAATCCGCGTTCTATATCCTTAAAAGGAACAGCCTTGCCGTCATTAGGATGGGCAAAGACAACTGAGATGTCATCCCAGAATGTTCCGCTATTGAGGGCAAAGCCTGAAACATTAAGGGTAACTATGTTGATATCGAAGTATCCGTCGTTTTCGCCTCCCCAGCCCCAGTTGGTGTGAATGAGCCCCTGCTCATCATAGCCATCATAAACAAAGGCATGAGGTCCACCTACTACTAAGACTGGATATCCATCTGAGATTTCTTGCATCACCTCATTGAGGAAGTCATTGGCAGGAAGGAAGTTTTTGTCAAGATAACGTACGGTATAGTCGAACTTGTCGCGAAGTGCATTGCAGGCACGCTGTAAATTTGAGTCACTTCCTTTAATATAGTATCTCATATGGACAGCCTTACCAATATCATACATCAACACGCCAACGGCTTGTCGAGATTGTTCTGCTCTCATCTCATTAGTCGTGTTCTTCATTTCATCCCACCAATAAGTAGCGCTTTTCTTAGCATCATCACCTGTTGATGCAATATAATCTTGTGGTCGATTCTTAGGCCATTTGTTGTAGAACATCACCTGTGCTGTGGCTGTTGCAACACAACCTGTAGGTGTATGCTGACCATTACTTAGTGGGGTGTACTTATTGAAAGGGTCATACTGGCTCCACTTACAAGTAAGCAGGGGTTCTACCTTTCGTTTGATAGGACGCTGTGGGGTAGTAGTTGTAGCTTTAGAACGCACCTCCTTTACAACACGTTCATATTCCTTTAAGAACAGTTTGAAGTATGGAGGCTGATCGTTGGGATTTTCTGTCATCTTATCTCCATAACCCACGAGCTCGTTGAGTTTACTTTCTCCAGAAATAATAACGAATTTCTTGTCGTTTGGATTAGTAAAGATGTAATAGGCTGGTTGCTCATTAGCTTGTGATGAGCGGGTTTTTGGAGTATCGTTCGATAGTTTTGGGTTGTTGATGTATTTAGTTGCAATACTCAAAGCGCGTGCTTTGGTGATGGGTTCTGCGTTAGCAAATAGAATGTTTGTGAACGCAGTTAGTACTAATAATAAAGTTCTTTTCATTTGTTTATCTTATTAGTCAATTATATTGGTTTGTTATATTTTATGTCAGGGTTGTATAAGTTTGAGAACACTTAAAACAAATAGATTTAGTTTATTTTATGACTTGAGGCAGTCTAATCCTCCCATATCTCCTTTAAAGGAAGCATAACAAATTCACGCTCTTCCATAAGAGGGTGGGGAATGATAAGGTCTGGTTCATTGATATTTAGCTTGTCGTAAAGCAGGATGTCAATATCTATGATGCGGTCTGTATATTGTGCATTGATAGACTTTTTTACTCGTCCCATCTCTATTTCTATGGCTTGAGTAGTCTCTAATAACTGTCGGGGAGCAAGCGATGTGGAGACACATACACAGGCATTGAGGAAGAGATTAGGACTCTCAAACCCCCAAGGCTCCGTTTCATGAAAAGAAGATTGGCGCAAAACTGTGCCAATCTTTTTTTCTATCAATGCTATCGCCTCGTGCATAATAGCCTTTCTATTGCCAAGATTTGTGCCGAGGGATAAATAAACTATGTGCATATTAATCGTTGAGAATCAACAATGAGTCGCCGAAGCAACCAAACATATAACCATTCTTTACCGCTTTGTCATATGCTTCCATCACAAGATCATAACCTCCGAAGGCTGCTGTTTCCATCAATAAGGTTGAATATGGGTGATAGAAATTAACCAACATAGAGTCAGCAAAGCCAAAGTTGTATGGAGGGAAGATAAATTCATTGGTCCAACCATCGTACTCTTTCAACATACCATCTGTACCAACGGCTGTCTCTGTAGCCTTAACAACACTTGCACCGACGGCACAAAGGCGATGTCCTGCCTGTTTAGCACCATTGGCAATACGACAAGCATCAGCATTGATGTGCATCTCTTCAGAATCCATCTTGTGCTTTGTAAGGTCTTCTACTTCAATGTCATGGAAGTTACCTAAGCCACAGTGCAAGGTGATGAATGCTTTCTTGATTCCCTTAATATCCATCATCTTCATCATGTGTTCAGAGAAGTGG
Coding sequences:
- the rpsO gene encoding 30S ribosomal protein S15 → MYLDKTKKAEIFAQYGKAQSTTDTGSAESQIALFSYRIKHLTEHVKKNRKDYVTTRSLTQLVGKRRALLDYLYDRDIERYRAIIKALGLRK
- a CDS encoding C10 family peptidase yields the protein MKRTLLLVLTAFTNILFANAEPITKARALSIATKYINNPKLSNDTPKTRSSQANEQPAYYIFTNPNDKKFVIISGESKLNELVGYGDKMTENPNDQPPYFKLFLKEYERVVKEVRSKATTTTPQRPIKRKVEPLLTCKWSQYDPFNKYTPLSNGQHTPTGCVATATAQVMFYNKWPKNRPQDYIASTGDDAKKSATYWWDEMKNTTNEMRAEQSRQAVGVLMYDIGKAVHMRYYIKGSDSNLQRACNALRDKFDYTVRYLDKNFLPANDFLNEVMQEISDGYPVLVVGGPHAFVYDGYDEQGLIHTNWGWGGENDGYFDINIVTLNVSGFALNSGTFWDDISVVFAHPNDGKAVPFKDIERGLDARTTTSLTIDKTEANRSESFSAKIERLGSYSSVKGELGVFTGKVALALYNEKNERVKIFDSTAGDQTWASIFTSMSFDVADINFKGIADGNYRLVPVFSEMLDTKTKEHGDWKPINHANEVEVKLTPNAVQLNTNNPKDVVVIEKAPSLLAPYYEGSGFKGAFSFTMYNPGREEVRGELVMTLTNQETKKEYNGYLLTPNVVAQRLGRTTFVINMLPLYYNKPSLGNLPRGKYDVKLSIKANRKGTEVEIPIDMKEPFEIEVIPYVNNGNIELTFLDYYADGEYANYSTFQLNKIKNISLQVHSKVSGYQIRNGYRGPIHYRLLDLTSNKWIDLGTINNVYLPCDADNNAAQTRITFAASQLEANHSYEIHIEVERDGKREDIWNPNVLRNTFSTVDELRPNGINLLKTKQSRALNIFTLQGLRLSQPWEELPAGIYIIDGKKVIKK
- the folK gene encoding 2-amino-4-hydroxy-6-hydroxymethyldihydropteridine diphosphokinase, with protein sequence MHIVYLSLGTNLGNRKAIMHEAIALIEKKIGTVLRQSSFHETEPWGFESPNLFLNACVCVSTSLAPRQLLETTQAIEIEMGRVKKSINAQYTDRIIDIDILLYDKLNINEPDLIIPHPLMEEREFVMLPLKEIWED